In Puntigrus tetrazona isolate hp1 chromosome 24, ASM1883169v1, whole genome shotgun sequence, a genomic segment contains:
- the crhb gene encoding corticotropin releasing hormone b, whose translation MKLNFLVTTVALLVAFPPPYECRAIEGSSNQPATDPDGERQSPPLLARLGEEYFIRLGNRNPNSPRSPADSFPETSQYSKRALQLQLTQRLLEGKVGNIGRLDGNYALRALDSVERERRSEEPPISLDLTFHLLREVLEMARAEQMAQQAHSNRKMMEIFGK comes from the coding sequence ATGAAGCTCAATTTTCTCGTCACCACCGTGGCTCTGCTCGTTGCCTTTCCACCACCGTATGAATGTAGAGCCATCGAAGGCAGCTCCAACCAGCCAGCCACGGACCCCGATGGAGAGCGACAGTCCCCGCCGCTTTTGGCGCGCTTAGGGGAGGAGTACTTCATCCGGCTCGGTAACAGAAACCCGAATTCTCCCCGATCCCCAGCCGACAGCTTCCCCGAGACATCCCAGTATTCCAAAAGAGCACTGCAGCTCCAGTTAACGCAGCGTCTGTTGGAGGGGAAAGTTGGAAACATCGGCCGGTTAGATGGCAATTACGCGCTCCGGGCGCTCGACTCAGTGGAGAGAGAGCGCAGGTCGGAGGAGCCGCCGATTTCCCTGGATCTGACCTTTCATCTGCTACGAGAAGTACTGGAGATGGCCAGAGCCGAGCAAATGGCCCAGCAAGCTCACAGCAACCGCAAAATGATGGAAATATTCGGGAAGTAA